The Aspergillus chevalieri M1 DNA, chromosome 5, nearly complete sequence genome includes a region encoding these proteins:
- a CDS encoding uncharacterized protein (COG:C;~EggNog:ENOG410PN40;~InterPro:IPR001155,IPR013785;~PFAM:PF00724;~go_function: GO:0003824 - catalytic activity [Evidence IEA];~go_function: GO:0010181 - FMN binding [Evidence IEA];~go_function: GO:0016491 - oxidoreductase activity [Evidence IEA];~go_process: GO:0055114 - oxidation-reduction process [Evidence IEA]), translating into MSRVAFPAPREMTRGDVEGVIRQFVDAARLMADAGFSGVELHGAHGYLIDQFLNPKTNLRTDEYGGSVEKRTKFVLDIITETRKVVPANFAIGIKLNSADHSSSNFEDTMTQIKLLTEAKIDFLEVSGGSYSDPKMMGYTTTQENPQTTRTAAREAFFLSFATETRTRFPNLILMLTGGFRTRAGAEDAIKQNACDIIGIGRPAAVNPKFPQLLLDESLSDEEAGLPLKKVGLPWYVRILPIKAIGAGAESVYYGGQIKRMGKGLATSAPA; encoded by the exons ATGAGTAGGGTTGCTTTTCCGGCGCCGAGGGAGATGACGCGTGGGGATGTTGAGGGTGTGATTAGGCAGTTTGTGGATGCGGCGAGGTTGATGGCTGATGCTGGGTTTTCGGGGGTGGAATTGCATGGTGCGCATGGGTATTTGATTG ATCAATTCCTGAACCCGAAG ACAAACCTCCGGACAGATGAATACGGAGGCTCCGTTGAAAAGAGAACCAAATTCGTTCTGGACATCATAACCGAAACCCGAAAGGTCGTCCCTGCAAACTTCGCCATCGGCATCAAACTTAACTCTGCAGACCACAGCTCGTCCAACTTCGAAGACACAATGACCCAGATCAAACTGCTTACAGAAGCCAAAATCGACTTTCTCGAAGTCAGCGGTGGAAGTTACTCAGACCCAAAG ATGATGGGCTACACCACCACCCAAGAAAACCCCCAAACAACCCGCACCGCCGCCCGCGAagccttcttcctctccttcgcAACCGAAACCCGCACCCGCTTCCCAAACCTCATCCTAATGCTAACCGGCGGTTTCCGCACGCGTGCCGGAGCCGAGGACGCCATTAAACAAAACGCCTGTGATATAATCGGTATCGGGCGCCCTGCTGCTGTGAATCCGAAATTCCCGCAGTTGTTGCTGGATGAAAGTCTTTCGGATGAGGAGGCGGGATTGCCGTTGAAGAAGGTGGGATTGCCGTGGTATGTGAGGATACTTCCGATAAAGGCCATTGGGGCGGGGGCTGAGAGT GTGTATTATGGTGGTCAGATTAAGCGAATGGGTAAAGGACTTGCTACGTCTGCTCCTGCTTAG